In a genomic window of Rubrivirga sp. SAORIC476:
- the mgtE gene encoding magnesium transporter has translation MSDPVVPPSDAPPLLDDDLVAAVAALVEAGHRSHVVALIGDLRPADIADLLQHLPADLARVAFRWLPDDLTSRILPELESAERVDLLDGLSTSELVTLIDPLASDDQADVLADVDVTQADDVLVQLEDSIDIEALLSYGDDTAGGLMATEVVSVPLTASVAEATEAVRANADAVDPVFAVFAVDAEDRLAGVIPLKRLLLSPADRPVYEIAEMDVVSVEPDLDQEEVARIMERNDLVALAVVSAGGRLLGRITFDDVMNVIREEAEEDLQRAVGITGEEELSSSVFAVSRGRLVWLLLGLVGAYVSGLVIVGFEEALQVAPVLALFIPIVMAMAGNAGIQSSAIAVQGLASGDLWRGDLAKRIGKELAVALLNGAVLAVALAGIVLVSGFGNDTSRLALTAALALQIVIVLSTLVGATVPLLLERVGIDPALAMGPFITVSNDILGLTVFFVTATILYL, from the coding sequence GTGAGCGACCCCGTCGTCCCCCCCTCCGACGCCCCTCCGCTGCTCGACGACGACCTCGTCGCCGCCGTCGCCGCGCTGGTCGAGGCGGGGCACCGGAGCCACGTGGTCGCGCTCATCGGGGACCTCCGGCCGGCCGACATCGCGGACCTGCTCCAGCACCTCCCCGCCGACCTCGCGCGAGTCGCCTTCCGCTGGCTGCCGGACGATCTCACGAGCCGCATCCTGCCGGAGCTGGAGAGCGCCGAGCGCGTCGACCTGCTGGATGGCCTCTCGACCTCCGAACTGGTCACCCTGATCGACCCGCTCGCCTCGGACGACCAGGCCGACGTGCTGGCCGATGTGGACGTCACCCAGGCGGACGACGTGCTCGTCCAGTTGGAGGACAGCATCGACATCGAGGCGCTGCTCAGCTACGGCGACGACACCGCGGGCGGCCTCATGGCCACCGAGGTGGTCTCCGTCCCGCTCACCGCTTCGGTCGCGGAGGCCACCGAGGCGGTCCGGGCCAACGCGGACGCCGTGGACCCGGTGTTCGCCGTGTTCGCCGTCGACGCGGAGGACCGGCTGGCGGGCGTGATTCCGCTCAAGCGTCTCCTGCTCTCGCCCGCGGACCGCCCAGTATACGAGATCGCCGAGATGGACGTGGTTTCCGTCGAGCCGGACCTCGACCAGGAGGAGGTGGCACGCATCATGGAGCGCAACGACCTCGTCGCGCTGGCGGTCGTCTCCGCGGGAGGCCGCCTGTTGGGCCGCATCACCTTCGACGATGTGATGAACGTCATCCGCGAGGAGGCCGAAGAGGACCTCCAGCGCGCGGTGGGCATCACGGGCGAGGAGGAGCTGTCGTCGAGCGTGTTCGCCGTCAGCCGGGGACGGCTGGTGTGGCTGCTGCTGGGACTCGTGGGAGCGTATGTGTCGGGGCTCGTGATTGTCGGCTTCGAGGAGGCGCTGCAGGTGGCGCCGGTGCTGGCGCTGTTCATCCCCATCGTGATGGCGATGGCAGGCAACGCGGGCATCCAGTCGTCGGCCATCGCGGTCCAGGGCCTCGCCTCGGGCGACCTGTGGCGGGGCGACCTCGCCAAGCGGATCGGCAAGGAACTGGCGGTCGCGCTGCTCAACGGCGCCGTGCTGGCGGTCGCGCTGGCGGGCATCGTGCTGGTGTCCGGCTTCGGCAACGACACGTCGCGGCTGGCGCTCACGGCCGCGCTCGCGCTCCAGATCGTGATCGTCCTCTCCACGCTGGTCGGCGCGACGGTGCCGCTGCTGCTCGAACGCGTCGGCATCGACCCGGCCCTCGCCATGGGGCCCTTCATCACGGTCTCCAACGACATCCTCGGCCTGACCGTCTTCTTCGTCACGGCGACGATCCTGTACCTGTAG